CCCTACGATCCAGCCTTAGTCTTATACGCAGTGTCCAGTCGCTGTGACTGTCGGGGTGCAGTTGTAAGGCCGTTTAAACGGCTGGTCGTGTCGAGGTAGTAGATGGTTCTGGATTTTGCGTTTTTGCCGCCGGAGATCAACTCGGCCCTGATGTACGCGGGTGCAGGCTCAGGGCCGTTGTTGGCTGCGGCCGCTGCCTGGGACGGCTTGGCCGCCGATATGTGGGCCTCGGCGTCGTCCTTCGACTCCGTGGTCTCGGGCCTGGCGTCGAATGGGCAATGGACGGGTCCGTCGTCGGAGTCGATGTCGCAGGCGGCAGCGCCGTATTTGCAGTGGTTGCACACCGCCGCGGCGCACGCCTCGATGTCGGCCGTGCAGGCCCGGGTGGCGGCGACGTCGTACGAGTCGGCATTCGCCGCGACGGTGCCTCCCGCGGCGATCGCAGCGAACCGTATCCAGCTGATGGTGTTGATCGCGACGAACATTCTGGGCCAGAACACGGCGGCAATCGCGGCCACCGAATTCGAATACATGGAGATGTGGCTTCAGGACGTGATGGCCATGTTCGGGTATCACGCCGGGGCGCAATCTGTCATGGCGGCATTGCCGTCGATCAGTTCGGCACCGTCGAGTTTGGCCGGATTGCTGACCACGCCGCTGAGCACGTTGGCGTCGCAATTCGCCGGGGCGTTGTCGTCGGTGGGGGGTCAGATCTTCGGCCCGGGCTTTTCGTCGGCGGTGACCGCGATTCAGTCCGCGTTGACCCAGGTGGGCTCAATCGTCACGTCGGCGCCCGTTTCGTCGTTGATGTCGGTGGCCCA
The Mycobacterium sp. 050128 genome window above contains:
- a CDS encoding PPE family protein, which translates into the protein MVLDFAFLPPEINSALMYAGAGSGPLLAAAAAWDGLAADMWASASSFDSVVSGLASNGQWTGPSSESMSQAAAPYLQWLHTAAAHASMSAVQARVAATSYESAFAATVPPAAIAANRIQLMVLIATNILGQNTAAIAATEFEYMEMWLQDVMAMFGYHAGAQSVMAALPSISSAPSSLAGLLTTPLSTLASQFAGALSSVGGQIFGPGFSSAVTAIQSALTQVGSIVTSAPVSSLMSVAQVGVYPATALPPMMALAQGTAPVTSLAGATNMTATGASQTVGSTAPAMRMMSGDGSWGSSISASLGRARLVGAISVPPVWQGSTPAPIVSSAMAGAGASGAVAEPVGSTSGMPMPARAAADHDKPAEMVGRAGTSATHVVQSRPKVVPRKGA